In Castanea sativa cultivar Marrone di Chiusa Pesio chromosome 6, ASM4071231v1, a single window of DNA contains:
- the LOC142640185 gene encoding uncharacterized protein LOC142640185 encodes MEHELRKSLTMKLALSMRQLMDHIDKYKRVENDQIQERVKTKCSRRKWILEEEDIMTIVPNQAPPTGAQVDKGYTTKECRTLRDHLNQLVKAGKLDQFWYRPTGQYGHSGARFQKDGAHWLTLGNISVIFARPRSDLGACLGVLSVVGSPDS; translated from the exons ATGGAGCATGAGTTGAGGAAGTCATTAACAATGAAACTTGCCCTCAGTATGCGTCAGCTTATGGACCACATTGACAAATATAAACGAGTGGAGAATGATCAAATACAAGAAAGGGTAAAGACAAAATGTTCTCGGAGAAAATGGATTCTCGAGGAGGAGGATATAATGACAATTGTCCCCAATCAGGCGCCACCTACGGGGGCCCAAGTG GACAAAGGATATACAACGAAAGAATGCAGAACTCTACGGGATCACTTGAATCAATTGGTGAAGGCAGGGAAACTCGATCAGTTCTGGTATCGGCCTACGGGTCAGTATGGGCACTCAGGGGCTAGGTTTCAAAAGGATGGAGCTCATTGGCTGACATTGGGCAATATTAGCGTGATCTTTGCCAGGCCAAGAAGTGATCTTGGGGCCTGTTTAGGGGTTTTGTCTGTGGTTGGAAGCCCTGATTCATAG
- the LOC142640186 gene encoding putative carboxylesterase 9 — MSRFDPYDHLNIELNPDGTLNRGQARPTIEANPNGDPVVSKDVTLNVKTKTWVRIFRPTNLPSNSDNTIARLPIVIYCHRGGWILLSAADFDVHTNCEEIASKLLAIIVSVNYRLAPESRLPAQYEDAVDAINWVKEQATNPNGEQWLRDYGDFSKCYLYGDGCGGNIVLYSGLKIDLMKMEPLKIAGIIMNQPMFGGIQRTESELRYATDEIFPLPVLDLLWELVLPKSTNRDHRYCNPMVQGPQKQMISTLERCLVIGFSGDPMIDRQQEFVEMLVACGVQVEACFDDYGFHNIDLVDRRRAIKLLDIVREFMFR, encoded by the coding sequence ATGTCAAGATTTGACCCTTACGACCACCTCAACATCGAGCTCAACCCAGACGGTACGCTCAATCGAGGCCAAGCCCGCCCCACAATCGAGGCAAACCCCAATGGGGACCCTGTGGTCTCCAAAGACGTCACTCTCAACGTCAAAACTAAGACATGGGTTCGTATTTTCCGACCAACAAATTTGCCTTCCAATAGTGACAACACCATCGCTCGACTTCCCATTGTAATTTACTGCCACCGTGGTGGCTGGATTCTCTTAAGCGCAGCTGACTTTGATGTCCACACAAACTGTGAGGAAATTGCGAGCAAGCTTCTCGCCATTATTGTTTCTGTGAACTATCGTCTAGCACCAGAGAGTCGACTCCCAGCGCAGTACGAAGATGCTGTCGATGCTATCAACTGGGTTAAAGAACAAGCCACAAACCCCAATGGTGAGCAGTGGCTCAGAGACTACGGAGACTTCTCGAAGTGTTATCTTTACGGTGATGGATGTGGTGGAAACATCGTGCTATATTCGGGTTTAAAGATAGACTTGATGAAAATGGAGCCATTGAAGATTGCTGGGATTATAATGAACCAACCCATGTTTGGAGGTATACAAAGAACTGAATCAGAGCTGCGATATGCTACGGATGAGATTTTTCCTTTGCCTGTGCTCGACTTGTTGTGGGAACTTGTTTTGCCAAAATCGACTAATCGGGACCATCGATATTGTAATCCCATGGTGCAGGGCCCACAGAAGCAGATGATCAGTACGCTAGAAAGGTGTTTGGTTATTGGGTTTAGTGGGGACCCGATGATCGATCGGCAACAGGAGTTTGTGGAGATGTTAGTGGCGTGTGGGGTCCAGGTCGAGGCATGTTTCGATGATTATGGCTTCCACAATATTGATCTCGTGGACCGTCGGAGGGCCATTAAACTTTTAGATATTGTTAGAGAATTCATGTTTCGATGA